In bacterium, the following proteins share a genomic window:
- a CDS encoding HPr family phosphocarrier protein, protein MKTREIIVNAKNGLHLRVAGEIVKLAKTHECQLSLSCHGCKHANACSIMQLLTLDATKGTKLEIHADGPDAEFLFEKISDLLSDGAGI, encoded by the coding sequence ATGAAAACAAGAGAGATCATTGTTAATGCTAAAAATGGCCTTCACCTGAGGGTGGCGGGCGAAATCGTCAAGCTGGCGAAAACGCATGAATGCCAGTTGTCTCTTTCATGCCATGGGTGCAAACATGCCAACGCCTGCTCCATCATGCAGCTGCTCACCCTGGACGCCACCAAAGGCACCAAACTTGAAATCCATGCAGATGGGCCTGATGCGGAATTCCTGTTCGAAAAAATATCCGACCTCCTTTCAGACGGCGCGGGGATTTAG
- the cysK gene encoding cysteine synthase A has protein sequence MSKVYGDNSQSIGNTPLVKLNQVTKGAKATVLAKIEGRNPAYSVKCRIGAAMIWDAEKRGVLKPGIEIVEPTSGNTGIALAYVAAARGYKLTLTMPETMSIERRRVLAAFGANLVLTPGSEGMKGAIKRAEEIAASDPAKYFLPQQFKNPANPAIHETTTGPEIWNDTDGAIDVLVAGVGTGGTISGVSRYIKNTKGKKIISVAVEPKESPVITQKLTGQELKPGPHKIQGIGAGFIPDTLDLSVVDRVEQVDSAEAVAFARRLAKEEGLLVGISCGAAAAVAVRLAQLDEFAGKTIVVVLPDAGERYLSTVLFEGIG, from the coding sequence ATGAGCAAGGTATATGGTGATAATTCCCAGTCCATCGGCAACACACCGTTGGTCAAACTCAATCAAGTGACGAAGGGTGCAAAGGCTACCGTATTGGCCAAAATCGAGGGACGTAATCCGGCCTATTCGGTCAAGTGCCGTATTGGTGCGGCCATGATCTGGGACGCTGAGAAGCGCGGGGTCTTGAAGCCCGGCATTGAAATCGTCGAACCCACCAGTGGTAATACCGGCATCGCCCTGGCTTATGTGGCGGCGGCCCGTGGCTACAAGCTGACTCTGACGATGCCTGAGACCATGAGCATTGAACGGCGGCGTGTGCTGGCCGCCTTCGGGGCGAATCTGGTTTTGACGCCCGGGAGTGAAGGCATGAAAGGGGCCATCAAGCGGGCGGAGGAGATTGCAGCCTCGGATCCGGCCAAGTACTTCCTGCCGCAGCAGTTCAAGAACCCGGCGAATCCGGCCATTCACGAGACCACGACCGGTCCGGAAATCTGGAATGATACCGATGGCGCCATTGACGTGCTGGTGGCGGGTGTGGGGACAGGGGGAACCATCAGTGGGGTGTCCCGCTACATCAAGAACACCAAGGGGAAGAAGATTATTTCCGTTGCGGTGGAACCCAAGGAAAGCCCGGTCATCACCCAGAAGTTGACGGGTCAGGAATTGAAGCCCGGGCCTCACAAAATCCAGGGCATTGGCGCAGGTTTCATTCCCGACACACTGGATCTTTCCGTGGTGGACCGCGTGGAGCAGGTCGACAGCGCTGAGGCCGTGGCCTTTGCCCGCCGTCTGGCGAAAGAGGAGGGGTTGCTGGTCGGGATTTCCTGCGGCGCCGCTGCTGCGGTTGCCGTACGCCTGGCCCAGTTGGATGAGTTCGCCGGCAAGACGATCGTCGTGGTGTTGCCTGATGCGGGCGAGCGCTATCTCTCGACCGTGCTCTTTGAAGGAATTGGCTGA
- a CDS encoding sensor domain-containing diguanylate cyclase: protein MILNEESYSRILDDLHEGLYIVDRNRVVLYWNKAAEKITGFSANEVIGRSCSDSILTHVDGNGRSLCMGQCPLAFTMTDGQAREAEIYLHHRDGHRVPVFVRSSPLKTPEGTIMGGAELFTDISSADAIELRLKELEEMALLDGLTHLANRRYMERELATRFAEHGRMGILFGILFMDIDHFKKFNDTYGHDVGDKVIKYVADTLTKNSRPFDLVGRWGGEEFVAIIRNVSSRQLEQLGERMRVLVENSYLSVGGNRLSVTISIGATLIGDNDTAETVVKRADTLLYESKRQGRNRLTLG, encoded by the coding sequence ATGATTCTTAATGAAGAGTCCTATAGCCGGATTTTGGACGATCTCCATGAAGGGTTATATATCGTCGATAGGAATCGAGTCGTCCTTTACTGGAATAAAGCGGCAGAGAAGATTACCGGGTTTTCTGCGAATGAAGTCATCGGGCGATCCTGTTCCGACTCTATCCTTACGCATGTGGATGGAAATGGGCGCAGTCTTTGTATGGGACAATGTCCTCTGGCATTCACGATGACTGATGGACAGGCGCGGGAGGCTGAAATCTATCTGCATCATAGAGATGGACATAGGGTGCCGGTTTTTGTCCGTAGCAGTCCATTGAAAACCCCTGAGGGAACGATTATGGGGGGTGCCGAATTGTTTACCGATATCAGTAGTGCGGATGCCATTGAATTGAGACTCAAGGAGCTGGAGGAAATGGCTTTGTTGGATGGCCTTACCCATTTAGCCAACAGGCGTTACATGGAGAGGGAGCTCGCGACACGCTTTGCAGAGCATGGACGGATGGGCATTCTCTTTGGCATTTTATTCATGGATATTGATCATTTTAAAAAGTTCAACGATACCTACGGGCACGATGTTGGGGATAAAGTCATCAAGTATGTCGCAGACACCCTGACCAAGAATTCGCGACCCTTCGACTTGGTAGGTCGCTGGGGAGGAGAAGAGTTTGTCGCCATCATCCGGAATGTGAGCTCGAGGCAACTTGAACAACTTGGGGAGCGGATGAGAGTGCTGGTTGAGAACTCGTACTTGTCGGTTGGCGGCAATAGGCTCAGTGTTACTATTTCAATAGGGGCGACGCTTATCGGTGATAATGACACCGCGGAGACAGTGGTCAAACGAGCCGACACCCTCCTTTATGAGAGCAAGCGACAGGGGAGAAACCGGCTGACTCTGGGGTGA